atatgtgtgtttccacacatatctgatatgcgaaaaaacaaccccggggtggggagtggtgagagGGGAgtgtggatttttaaatgattttttgtagggagtaggggtgtaggtggggtaataggtaagtgtgagaaataatataatattgataaatatttccatttatagaagcggtgcaaatattaagggacggcccgaaaaaaaaagcggtgcgagtattaagggacggatggagtacGAATGAAGGTTGTAGAAGAAAAATACGGAAACTATATTGTATGTTTGTCCATATTGGTGATGGTTATCATCGTtataattttgttattgtgAGAAGTGAATATATCCCTGATTATCATTCATTGTGTGATGCCAATATATACACAGCATCAGTTACAAATTAGCGTACAAATTAACGTTAGACTAGGCTAACTTTATGGAATATAGTGCTAGAAATTAGGAAGCTAATTTTACAgaatatttataaaattaatatttacatattcTATTAGTTATGTCTCATTCAATAACAACCACCAGAGAATACAAtcggtgtatatatatatatggaagACTTTTCAATGGCTACTATAAAATGGTAGCCACCATAATATATTGAATCTCAACCTTTTATTATTGTTGACTCATATAAACCATTGATTATGAtgactttttattaataaaaataacaaaaaaataaaaataacaaaaaaatagaaaaatagaaaatcaccAAATTATCTTCCCACGTTcacttttattttacttttttggtATTTTCTTATTCTTGGAGATCATGAAATTCCTGATAAACGCCCATTGTCTCATCATTTACCAAAAACATCAACGAATACTCCATACATCTATTTCCAGTTTTTTTCATCTAACTCAAAACCATATACTTAGCAAATTAAAATCTGAATATTCGTTggaaatttaaaatttcaagTAAATTGAAATATGAATCTCTTTGGGAATTCGaaattaaaataagtccttaaaTCAGAGGTAAGATAAGAGGTGAGATTTCAGTTATTTAAATTAGAGGAGAAAGAATTAGGGTTGATCGAATAAAATGGTAATTGTGACGTCGTTTAGATACTTAAAGCACTGATTGGCAAATATTAGCAACTGTGAAGAGCATAAAAAGGGATGACAATGGGGAAAAAAAGTAGCGGGCAAGTAGGGATTTTATTTTTAGATAGAAACTGCTCTAAGATCGTGGGTGAAAGAAAGTAGGgtatatttaatgtatttattttattgaaaaataatttaaattaattataatagtttataataaattaaaagtcAGCCTAAATAATGGTTTAGATGGATCAACTTTTTTCAATGGTTCAGATTAAATACATTATGGTGGCTACCATTTTAATGTAGCTATTGTAAAATCTTCtatatttataactaaaataagttttgataaattaACCGCCTAACATATActataatggtgagaatttacaGTCAAAACTCTCTGTAACGGAGGTAGCAGTTATTATTTTTGAACAAACTTataattaactaaaactcataaaatattaactaattgatctcaatgcttaactaatcagtttcattgtttaactaattggttcaatgtttaactaattggttcaatgtttaactaatgggttcggttgcataactaattggtttcattgcttaactaattgaatttcatatTTAACAAATTGGTTTTATTAGGCCGTCTTTCTtaaaagtttgtaattaaaaAGGGACACGGAATAATTTTCTTTAGATACTAATCCTTTATTGATACAAATAACCAAAAAGTATTACGTTGTATATTAGGCGTAATCTAATGTGGAGGGAAGAACTTGATCATACCTATTGTCCCACTTTGGAAGAGGGAAAGAATAAAAACATATACGTTTGGTGGGCTACGCTAGATATTCAATTCTTATAGAAGGGAACTTATCCACATTAGGTTTGTATGTGGTCAAAACTCTTCTCTGACATGGGCTTGGCCCAATTAAATTTACTCCATATCACCTAATTTTACATCAACATGCATGTATGTTGCTTATCGTAAATCGTAATTGTCTTTGATTATGTAAACTATCAAGCGTCAATACAATATTATTCTTTAATACTCCGTACAACACTAGTAAATGGATGAACCTGCTTACAAATTATTAAACTAATAATGTCGATTATGATCCAAAACTATGATATCAAGAGTAAAATGAGACGGAGGAAGTAACGGTAACTCTATCTCCATGCATCTATACAATTGTTTTACATGAGCAGATTAAAAGGTAGTTAGGCTTTGATCCaatcttaattatttgaatACTTAAATAAGTTAAACACAATAGTTAAATAAGTTAAGAATTATtgatttaaaattttgattttatcAGAATGGGATGAGCCGAGTACGTACGATTCAGTTGTACCCAACATTTCAATCCACTCATAAAgtcatactacctccgtttcagaaagtatTTTACAGTCACTATTTGCAcagactccaatgcaatatgtaactactaatatatctaatttcgtatgtggaaaaattataaaaagttgatattctgaaaatacataacgAAACTAATCTAACAAAAATCATatatgtaacgttttgatgtatattatattgagaatttacggtcaaagttttcatacgtTGGGcacatattccaaagcgtaaagaactttcagaaacagaggtagtaatTCATAAACTAGGTTGGTGGCAATAATTTTTTGTGGATTTGAATAAGTCATAAGAGCAATAGTGACTATTGTTTGTTGGTAATATGTTCTTTAATACAAATTGGACATTTGAACTAGCTGTATAATATGGGGTATTACTCGGTAGCCTGGAAAATTAGAATACAGATGAAAAATACTATGCCTTAAACATGACATAAGTTGTTGGCTCGTGTTATGCCTAGGATAGTAAAAGAAAATAGAtcaattagattattatataactTAATTGCTTTGAAtctaatttaattcaatttgttAGATTATAATATATGTTGCTTTGTGTATGCTTTAATAAATTTGATTATGTAAAGATTAATAGCtcctaattatattaatttgagGTAATATACTTTTAAACGCAAAGGAAACAATAAAATGAGTTGTGGCATAATGACGCGATTATACAGATGCAGGGGCATAAGTTCGAAACGTTTGCCCAACTTTTTTTTCCAACAATATAATAAAAGAGGTATGATCAAGAAATTACATAAGATGATAAAGCGCCATGTCAATGATGAATAGTAAGCGGCATGTAGTGAGATGACATTTCTTAACAAAAAAACTTAACAATACCACAAAAGCGTGTAACAGTTACTTAAAATTATTAACGAAGTCCTTAATTTAATGACAAAGACTGAGAATTTGTGTACAATAAGACACATATATAAACCCTTTTTGCCCATTTGTAATTGGACAAAGTTAAGGACCCGGCAATGTCACATTCGGAAGAGCCCCTTCAGAGTTTATCAAGGATTAACAAAAAAGTACATTTTGACACAAGCCCACAGAGAAGAGTCGTGGTTCTTTAGATCCACAGTAAGTCGAGTAAAGCCCTGTTTCATCAAAATAATAGAGTAAATTATTTGATACCatcatatactacctccgtttcaaaattatCTTTATACTTTTCGTTTTAATCcgttttataatgttctttacactttgctttattctatcTTTATGCATAAAAATTTACTATCTTAACCCCCTCTTACCCTATAACATTTACAAATTTTCActtactttctcttactttattcattttttcttacacGCACTCACCTTTTTAACCATCTACCATACTTTATTATATCCAaccacctttttacacattttatcttttttatcttaatatttgtgtaaatagtactccctccgtatttttttaagagatacacttgcctttttcggccgtatttttttaagagatacacttgccatttttggtaacttatcaaccccaccacctaattaaataatatatctactacactttatgacccaccatccaattaaaaaataattttacaactacacccaccccacccccacctccaCTTGTTCAAAAGGACATGGTCCCCAAtgtacttatttattaaaatatctaccccaaccccacttcttttatttttcttaagacccgtgcccaaccaagtgtatctcttaaaaaaatacggaagGAATAACTGTAAAGATTactttgaaacggaggtagtactctACAAGTACTTTGCATTTTGTGTGTGGTAAATATGGGCTTAGTCTGAGACACTTTGGGAAGGAAATCCTCTTTCCTTCTCCTCCccactaataactaataaggtTCGAGTTGACTTGATGGGGTTCTTGACTCGTTATGGGTTTTAGGACCCACTAATAAGGTTTAAGTTGACCTGATAGGAGCCCTGGCCCATTATTGATTTTAGGGCCCATCATCTTACACTCAAGAGTAAGTTATACCCACGTGTTTACTCCTTAAATATTTCGAAGATTCTCAATGAGAAAATTGGGCTAACACTTCTAAATTTAGATATACCTATTGTGAAGGTCAATTTTTTGTTGTTTAAAATTTCGAGATTCGAGATCGAGTCTAGTGTGCTACTGGTTGGCAATCCCTGATCCGACCTGATAATCCGACTCGAACCCGGCCTGAAGTTATTAAGAGAAACCCAACCCCGACCTGAACCCAATCTGAATGACCTGAAATTGACCTGATTTGACCCATTTAGCATATTTGGTAGTAATATTAAGTTTTACAATATTACTGATATTTTTTGACACAACCCGAAATCAACCCGAAACCAAACCCAAACATAACCCATTGATACGAATTGTCACCCCTACAATGCCTACCAATACTAATCCTTTGTAACACTTACTCAAAAGTCTAAATATATCCAAGTACAAAAATAACAAAACATACGTCGAGAAGTTAGGATTTTTCGCCGTATAAGTTTATAACCAAGGCTATTTTCTTAGCTATTTTCTCAAATGAGCACGAaaaaatagccttaaatgtactCTATAAGATACAACCGGTTGTACctacaaaattataaaataaaaaaagcttAGGAAAATGAGGAAGACTTAGGAAGTGAGTGTAGTGACTTACCCAGGTAGATCGCATTTTATGGCGGGTAGTGAAAGTAAAATACGAAATCCGTCTAATGGGACAAGTTGTGATACTGCAAAGGGGAAATGGTCCTCCGTGTGATATTTCAGTCGATGTTCGATTGGGTTGAACCTCTTCGAGGCTCGTCTCGATCATGATCCCTGTGGCTTCTGAGATATCCACCCCTACGACAAAGTTTTAAACTCCACGTTCAATTAGTGGTGAACCCGAAAAATATAGGTAGTGATGAGTTGGACATGTAgggttactatttaaaatttaatgaaaatttaactgaaatgaagtatttttttttaaaaaaatgaaaaattaactaattttggtaatttttgTTGGCAAGTGGGGTGGCATGACCCCACTTGAACTCCCTCCCTACTCCACATGCATTCAATAACAACCACATGGGACATAAAGAGTATCGTTATATATATAGGTGATGTTTGGTTGTACTTAGGAAGTTATATTTCCCTTGTATTTGCAATTCTCATGTATTTTGACTTCAATTCCTAGGAATTGAGTATTCTTGTTTGGTTGAACATAAAAAGTTAGAATTCCCATGGGAAGTTCTACTTACTTAGGGAGGACTAGGTAAGCCACTTCCCCCATTTGGGGGGGAAATACAACTTCCCATGAAGTTTCACTTCCTATAcacatgtcaaccaaacaacctcTTTGCTCTTCACTTCCTAGGAAATCAAACTTCCCATATATTAGAGTGTCAAGCAAACTAGCCCATAGTAGTATAAGTGTATAACtcttttaatacaaaagagCCAGAAATCGATAAGATTACATGTGAAGACCCGGAATGTAAAATCAACATCTTGACCAGCTTTTGGTGTATAAGGCGTTGTGTCTACTTGTTGAATATTGATATCGAAATTGGATTTTGAGCCTGCAACAATTAAGAATTTACATGAATTTCATACAAACAAAAACTACGTAATAATAGTGCTCATGACATTGACTTCGATGTCTAAAACACTCCCTATGTTTCAGAATAACCGACACATTTCACCTTTGCACATATGTTAGTATAATAGTTCGGCCATTAATATGCGTAAAGaaatgtaaaaattataaataataataataataataaattatgtaAGTATATCTTAATAGCTATTTAACAACATTTCACCTAATAACTTTTATTTGTAATATGTTAGTAAAAAACTATATAATAAAACTTAAAAAGTTAAATGTGTCCGTTATtctgaaacaaaaaaaaaagtatgagAATAGAAGATGGAAATATTTGTTCGTTGATTAAAGTATGTAACACACTTTTTCGAGTTTAATATGTAGAAAATTAACTTACTACAAACTTCCATGGTTGGTCTTATAGCTTGAATGGAAGGAACAAAAAACAAGCAAAAACATAACAAAAGGACGGATCGTTTGAGCTTGAATGAAGCTTCATTATATAACAATCTAACATCCATAATCAAGATTAGTgtaaaaaataggaaaaagagagaaaagtTGTGTATGGAAAAAGAAGAAGATGCCAATTGGTGGTGTTGGGAGTTGATCTGATCTTGAGTTCTACAATATTTATAGAATTTAATTCCACTTGTTAGTTTAGTAAATTAGTAATGCTTGGAAACTTAATTGTTAGTTGACTTTTTGTTTTGGATAGAAATGGTAAGTTGACTTTAAGATGATTTAGAGTTGATTATATTCATATTGTATACTCTTATCTAATGGAAATTTTTATTTCTTCTAAGAAAATTCACATTATTATTGATCAAGATGCAAGTCTACGAAAGTATGAATGTAATCAATGGTCATCTACATTCTCATCTTAATCCTAAAATTAAGCACTAATTTTTAAATGGATTTagtccacactaaatttattgtggaccatgcTTAAAAAATAAGTATCAACaacatgattttaatttattttaacgtGTTTTTTAGAATTATTATGAAAAACATATCAAATTGGTATCTTTAGTAaatgttgtgcttgaataatgtgattttaagtcatggatctattttaaaattatagggttcaaaaaatggttactatatccATGAAAATcagtgtttaatttattatagtcaTTATGTAAACAATAAATGTCACTATGTATGTAAAAGAGTGTTAGAGTAAATTATTGTCTTTAGGCTACAATAATATTATGGTGGAATAGGTCCATACAAGAATAAtccaacattaaaaaaaatacaaaataatcTTTACAAAAATATCATCAGATTGATAAAGGCCTGTTCAAGAAATCATTTCATGAAATCATTTACTTGTATATTTTTAATACAAGTGCGCTACATGCTTGCATCATGTTGATATATAGAGtagtgtattttattttttatttgataaaATTGATAGACAAGTTGACTTAGTCATGTTCTAGGCTTATAATTCTCTTTTGGCTGCAAAATTTTTAAATGGGGTCAAACCCTAAGCTAAAACTAAAAAGTCGTGGGTGAGACATGCCTATTTATGCTCCATTGTGTGCTATTTCGTCTCGACCATGATCCTGTGGCTTCTGAGAAACCCACAACTACGACAAGGTATGAAACGTCTCATTCAATAACAACCACATGATCATCTGGGACAAAGAGAATACAATCGGTGTGTAAGACGAGATAAGGTTATTGTTAAGAGTCTTAAGACGCAGAATataaaatcaacatattaaccTGCAATCAGTATATAAGGTGTTGTGTCTACTCGTTGAATATTGAtatcgaaattgaaattgtattttgagcCTGCGTTAATTAACAGTTTTACTTGAATTTCACATACATACAAAAAGTACGTGGCAATGCGGGTGGTAAAAAGCCCGTGCGGAATAAGAAGCCTTCTAAATTGACCCGTCGACAAAGGTAGGCCTGGCCCAGTTGTGATGGGCCCTGCCGAAGCTTGGCCTGCTCTCTTTGAGTCTACCAAAGCTTCCACTAATGTCGGATCGGTTTCTTCCCCCTTGGTTTGTTACCCTATTTTGTTTATCAGTAATTAATTACTTTTGTCGGTACTTTCTTTGTTATGTAGATCAGGGAATCCATTCAagatttcttttttaaaaataaaataaaattattgcgCATATTTTAAATGTTTTAGGTTTAATAAAGAGTTAAAATTGGGGATTAGTATTGAGTATAATGTTATTGTAAATTACCATATGTATAATTGTATTTCAACCTATGACGACcgcttttatgacgggttagcGATATGAAATCCAATCATTAATTAATAACGGTAtcttaagctgatggttgaagtcCCTAGATTAGTTTTATAATCTATCACGCATCCTCACATGAAAGCCTCTTGGgcttgaagtgtggatgcaGCATATGCCTCCTCATACCTAGCgcgaaatattccactttgaaatgaggggtggatgagattcaaacccgtgacctttgcgtcacattggctctgataccatgtcaaagagccaactcaaccaaaaacttaaactgatggttgaagccccaagattagttttatactctatcaaaaACATGTTGTATTTTTATAGTGTAGAGTACtttggatagattttaaaatgctaCGAATGAAGGTTGGAGAAGAAAAATACGGAAACTATATTGTATGTTTGTCCATGTTGGTGATGGTTGTCATCGTTATAATTTTGTAATGTCTCATTCAATAACAACCACCAGGTCATATGGGACAAAGATAATACAATCGGTATATAAGGCGATATAAAGTTATTGTTAAGGCTCGGAATGTAAAAGCAACATCTTGACCTACAATCGGTGTGCAAGACGTTGTGTCTACTCGTTAAATATTGATCTGATCTTTGAGCCTACATCCTCATAAAAGTACGTAATTCGTATAATATATAAAAGAAATTGATTTACTTGTTCAAGTTCttataatataagttcaagttcaaataatataagttcattaaaaataagggttgatcaaatataatttataactaaaataagttcaaataagataagttcgtgaaaatcaggtgaattaAACGCACTTTTAAAACCCCAGATAAGGAAAGCTATCATTAAAGTTGTTATTTTTTGGGTTTATTTGGCAAAACTTATTACAAACTTCCATGATTGAACTTATAGCTTGAATGGTAGAAACAAAACACAAGAAAAAGCAGAATAATACAAGGGTGGCTCATTTGAGCTTGCATGGAGCTTCATTATGAATTAAGCTAACAACCGTGATCGAGATTAGTGTATTACTAGCTAGTAGTATAGTACcagtgcgatgcacggtttataaaTTATACTCCGTAACAAATTATTTTACATAGATTTAAACTGCATAGGATATTTTAAAGAGTAAGAGTGAACATTTTTACATTAACATATTAATCACTATTTGTTGTAATGTTGATTACCGATTAAATACGGACTCTCAAAATATTGGGAAAGAgattcgaataaagttttcccCCTGATGTTTCTCTTATTGTATCCCATTGTCTCAGATGGCTTAATTCACGAAGAGGGGTCAAATGTTTTTCACGAACATATGGTCCCTCCGATTCTAGGTGTTTGGATAGTCTATTTGGAATATTCAAAGATTTCACCCATAATGAAATTTACTACTCTATAGATAAATGTACGGAGTATATTGCTAAATATATTTATGTTGGGTCTTGTTTGACTCGtcattaaattaatattttttcaaaattggcaCTACTATGTATATCACACAAATTCTATGAATAAATAGATTATATCAAGAAATGTTCTATGTCCTTTTTAGTAATTGatgtttttttatataaaaaaaaggaataaaCTAAGTGAcatttcctccattttttttaaatttttttacgtatttctttttatttgcaACATTATTTCTGAACACACAATTCAAGGAGACATATAAAGAATTAAAGGGACCATTTAATTAACTTAAATTAAACCTAAATCACACAACCTGCTTTTTTATTGGACCTTGATTTTTACTATTCatttatcctttttttttttatcattgttTAATTGTGTGTCATGTATATAtgttacattaaaaaaaaaaatgaaagtacAAGATAAATAGatattctcattttctctcatttctcaTGTTAGGTATAAAATTCGATTATCAAATTGTCCCATCATCTACCACGATAATCATAACCCATTTTTATCATCTACTCGATCCACTACATACCTACATACCTTACCCACCAAAGATTCACCttacccaatttttttttaaatataagtAGAAATTACTATATACTCCCCCCGTTCTAGAATATTCACActgttttgactggacacgtttgccaatatacaactttgaccaccaatatctttagctatatattataaaaacttataaaatatttatattttgaaaatatatattaagataaagccaacaatatatcaaaaggtcttgcgcgcacaaggtgtacaataaatttattgtacaccaagataactttaacccttttctttgtaactttaacctagttttgattaacttttatattagtaaaaaaaaattgatagataaatattttaaagggttaaatgattaattttatacattattagtgattttgaagaaataagttttactaaaatgaaaaatttatcacttaaaaatagataacttttacatatataagcttaacttttaagcattttaggttaacttttacttcggtgtacatatatatactaacatttgtttcatatactagaaataaaatagggtcaaaataaaatatgtgaatagtgtaaaaattcAAAACAGTGTATTCCGGGACGGGGGAGTATATATGTATAaaccaacttttttttttaaaaaatatctaTATAATCTaggaaattaataaattataaatgttgattataacttttaggtaaatttgtaaaaaataattCAACATTTACCATATCTTCTAAAAACAGTGTAACTTTTGAATTATTCTAGAATAATACAACAATTTCACAGATCTTTATCATAAACTCTCTAACAATGCGTATATATAAATACTCAAGAATTACAATTCATCAGCCCACTTCACAAAAAAAACGCATAAGTTCATATTCAGTGGAAACAATATATCTACTTTGACTTTGAAATCAAACAAAGGTAATAAATGCAACAAAGAGTATAATGATGCATATGATGCAAAAAACCTTTCAAAAAAGTTTAGTGTTTGTCAGCTCAGATTCTCTCACTAATGCCCTCGATCCAGGGCTTCAATTCAAGGATGAAGTTGGTAGGGTCTTAAACTTGGATCACTATTGGTTAGACACGTTATCAAGTTCtcgagtttttattttttgtacagATGTGGTGACAGTGtcaaaggtttttttttttttttttttttttgaagtacAATAACGATTTGTCTTTCTCCTTGTCACTGTTATATCTCAAACCAATTCTAGCAAAAATGATTCTCATAATGTATATGTCTGACAATAAGGTGTAACTTTTATCCTTAAGCTTTGGGGCGCAGTACCATCCAACAAATGGTGGACAATTTTTGCCAAAAGCCTTAGTTCATCATCTTTAAAATGTATATGCTCGTGAAATTGCAAAACCCAAATAAATATAAACACGTACCTTAGTTCATCATCTTTAAAATATATTGAGAATATTTTCTCACCTAAAACAAAATcgctaatttttatatttttatcttgTAAAAAAGATATTATTTGGACATAGATCTCCATGTTTTAAATGATGCACTTTTCTAAACCTTTGACATAATTTTAGGTACATTTTCCATATTTGGTATGTTCTTACATATTAATAATATATGTCTATATTTATGGTCATACTTTCACCCATTTTATTATTTCTTCTTACAATTTACATTTATGAATAACTTAATACCAATTATCTTTTAATTACTCACTTACATCttactttattaaaattaacTTACCTCTCCTTAAATCATGTgtcatttaataaaatacggatGGCGGAAGTCTGTCATTTCATATTTTATGTTAATTCGTAAATGCTTACGTGTAATTTACTATTTGTTTTTGTACCGGTAACTAATTttatgtgaattttttttttggtaaattactCACTTAtatcttattttattaaaattaatttaccCTCCTTAAACTATGTGTCAGTTAAAGTACaccatttaataaaatacggaggcCAGGAGTCTGTCATTTCATACCATTTGTTAATTCGTAAATGGTTACATGTAAA
This genomic stretch from Spinacia oleracea cultivar Varoflay chromosome 3, BTI_SOV_V1, whole genome shotgun sequence harbors:
- the LOC110779606 gene encoding uncharacterized protein, giving the protein MDVRLLYNEASFKLKRSVLLLCFCLFFVPSIQAIRPTMEVCSSKSNFDINIQQVDTTPYTPKAGQDVDFTFRVFTWVDISEATGIMIETSLEEVQPNRTSTEISHGGPFPLCSITTCPIRRISYFTFTTRHKMRSTWGFTRLTVDLKNHDSSLWACVKMYFFVNP